AACTTGCTCCTCTAAACGACTAAGGCGTCTAGCAATATCCTCAGGGGCACAAACTTCACAATCTACTCTATTATGCAGTAAAGAAagaatatttcaaaatatactttttaaattagtttattttttattaataaatgaaaatttattgtaataataataataacttaatTTGATGGAATCTGATGATAGTAACTTATAATACTACGTTTTATTATATCATGCAATAATAattctttatatataaaaaaacatagttcaaatcTAGACTACATAATATGGCTACAAGCTACGTGCTCACTAGGAGCGTGATACATGGCAGATGTCTTTCAAGGCAAAATATACGTATACAAGAgtaaaatataaatagaattttgaaaattaaaaaaaaaaattaatcttattGAGTTGGGGAAAGATAAATAATAGGCCGGCATTGCATGTACAATCATGCATGATATGTCAGAAATGACATTAAAGGACGACTAAAATTGCGAGAAATTTAAGAGTTTGAACTCTAATTGAAGCCACTCCAAAAGAAATGCTTCCTCCGttcccacgaattttgagttGTATTTCTTTTTAAGTTGTTCCGTAAAGTTTGAGCACTTTTTttataagaatttttttttactctttaattatttagtttttcacccaccacacttaacacacaaaatattaaCTCCTTAAAATCCGTACTCAAAAGAAATTATTCAAGTTTCGCAGGACGGGGgagtaattaatttgatttatttgtagGAAAACTAAAACAAAGGACACGAGCAAACTGTTTGTTGACACTACAAAGGGACACCAAACTAGAATTAAAAAAAGGCATACTCCTAAATGATTCGAATATTAGTAATTATctccataaataattaaactcataaaACCAACATAATAACatcatttaaatttatgaaaaaaaaaaacataataacaTCAGCAAACAAAACATTGCATCCAATATATCTACTAACAAAACAAGGTACATTTACATTGATTAGAAAGAAACTATTCAAACATAGACCACTACTTAATTAGCCAAGGACTTAATTAGCGAAATCTCCAATTATTAgtaaaaattatgtatatatagtattaattaattatatatctgaTTTAGCTCTAGTTTAATCTTGAAACATGTTGCTCCAGCAACTAGCCTTCCCCTCCTCAAGAGCTCCCCAACCACTTCCGAGGGCATTATTGGAATTTCCGACGCCCCGTGGGAGATCTAGGCCATCGATGAAGCTAGGAAACCCTAAGCACTCTTGATCAACATAATTACAATCATCGAGTTCCGTCAAATTCCCCATACTGCCCCCCACCCCATTCTGATCATTTCTGACGGAATTTACGTCGATGAACGATGAAATTCCGTCAGAAAAACCAACAGTCGGTGTCGGGAGCAAGCTCTCCTCCGCTTTGGAGGGAGGAAAGCCGTTGAGAATCATGGAAGAAATGCCCTTACCCGGATTAGTCCATTCCCACACTTTGAGTATGTCCAAACACGGAGGCCGGGGCGACGGCATTTGTGCTAGCAGCGTTGGAGCGGCGGTGTGGGGGTAGTAGGGGTTGGATATGAGCTTGGATTCCCGAACAAGCCGAGCCTCGGCTTGGAGCCGAGCGCTCTCCCATTGAGCCATGTGGCTAATGTTGGCTATTTCTTTGGATTGGTAGCAATTTAGGGCAAGATTTTGGGGCTTGTGAGTGATTGGATCAATCCCCATTTTTTCCAATCTCTTTTTAAGACGAGTATTCCAATAATTCTTGATCTCGTTGTCAGTCCTCCCCGGCAAGTGAGCTGCAATCGCGGACCATCTATCcatcaaattataaaaaaaaaatattattattatatttatggaATACAATTTTGTCATtatgtaataataatattgtataAATCCAGAAATCTAGCTAGAGGTAGCCGACACACTTTATAATCGGGCCACACACTATTGTGGTACTAGAGGAAGCTTTACTTGaaacatatatgtatatagttcaATTGTACACACATGTTTCCTTCTATCACATTCATCACATTAATATATATGCAatttatttcttcttcttcttttcataATTGAACATCTATATATCCTCATAGAATATTGGTTTTCATGGAAATATATGTGGTGTATACTACTCATAATATCATAATTTGTTTAGAGTGATGTTAACATAATGTGGCTGCTCACACGCTAGTTAAGTAggaaaatttttaaattattttataaacaaaaaagggatttaattattttactgtattgttcacaatttagttattttttttataatttttatttacaaaaaataaaaataaaaatttataaaaagaaaaataaatagcTACAATATAGTAAAGTAATTAAActccttttttatttataaaaataaattatcataaaatatcatatttaattttttataaattaaataaaacacaaTGTGACAGCATGGATTTATTAATTgcaaaaattttgtttttctaatTATTCTCAAGAATAGAAGATCTTGAATAATTAAGACAAAATTAACCTGTTTCCAAGAAGGGCATGGAGTTGGATAATAGTTTGCTCTTCTTGTAAGCTGAACTTGCCTCTCTTGATGTCAGGCCTCAAATAATTAGTCCACCTCAATCTGCAGCTTTTCCCACATCTTTGGAGCCCTACATTTCATCAaactcattttctattttttatttttattttatttttcgagtGATGAAATAATCGGGAAAAGGAGGGTGATTCATGGCATTGCATGCATGAAAGATGGATATATAATTTGTAGTAATAAATTACCAGCTTTAGAGGGAAGGGAACTCCAGCTTCCATGGCCATGTTCTTGAATGTAAGCTAAGAGTTTATCATCTTCTTCAGCTGTCCATGGCCCCTTCTTCAAGCTTATGTTATCACAGCATGGAGACCTAACcattttttggggggtggggtaaGGGAGGGGGGAAGAGGTGGATATGAGGTGTTTGCATGCAGGAAGGCTATGTTGATAGTGGACTATATATAAAGATCAACTTAAATTTAGTGGTACTGGCAAGGCCCGGCCATGACATTTCGAGGGCCCTAggcgaaaaataaataaaaattgagccTTTTTGAAAGTAGAGcttcgattttttttctttattaccAGCTAAAACTAGGGGCATAATCGTCATCTACACTTGTGTAATTACGCAACTTTAATCTATAATGCAATAAAAAACAATAATCAATAGTTATTGAAATAATTTAGATGTTCTAGCATTTTGAGAAGCAAAATCATTTCAATAACATCAGGTATTTTCAATACCTCATTTTCAATGCATACAATTATTCTATTGAAGCTTCAGTAATCAACAAGTTATAAGCCATGTAAGATTAAAATGCCGTGTATGTGATCGAATATTGTTCACGTAgttaaaattagaaataattaaaagttatCATAATTTTACAAGCAAAATCTTTTGTTAGAGGTTAAAACCCAGAAAATGCCCAAAGTTCGTAGTTATACAAGCATAATCTTTTGTTAGAGGTTAAAATCAGAATATGCCTAAAATTTGTGGTTTTACGGGTCATTAATATATCCTAGAAATAATAaggctaatcccttgtttactttgatggattgaaactttcgAATATTCCAAGAtgccttgattatttctatcatttgaactagttttgcttgattcttattcCATTAAAATGGTGAGACTGAAAAAATCCTACGTCTTCAGAATAAAAGTACTCAATCgtgcatcttatcaatcatgcaaagtaaacgtcggacactttgaaggattagccctaatagataaaaatagtaaggttaatccattctttactttgatggattgaaacttcaGGATATCTCAAGGCTcttaattatttctatcatttaaattatttttgctTGATAtcccattaaaaaaaataaaattagaaaatttcttatcttaaagaataaaaatattcaatcaacATCTTATCAATAATGCAAATGAAGCGCATCTATAATACTATTGGCAAGTAGGAATCCACACTTTATTTACAATTGATTTGTCCTAGCATGTAGTTTTGTTTTGGGTTATTTTGGACCATCCTATTATGCATGCAACTTTGtcttttatatgtttttttttttttttttgcttaataAAACATACTAACACATACACATATATGTGGTGACAACAAAGTAACTAGGATGGTCCTCAAATTATGGTGTAGCGTGCGTGTCAAACAATGTGAATCTTGATTTTGGATACaactttattaaattatattaataaaacataGCAAATTTAAATAAGATTTACTAGATTGAATATAGTCCATCAACATGTTATGTTCGAGCGTCGCACGGAGTGTCTAAAATTTATTGTACTTCTAAATTTAGTAAGAAAACATTCTTTTATATTTACCTTTTATGATCCTACATGATATATTTGATTGGTTTGGACACTATTAATTATGGTGGAAATATTTCTGTGCTCAATGTTCAAATGGAATTTCTATTATAatggaaaatgaaaaaatattgcATTCCTTAATATGTATGACGCCATAGATAAAGATGAGGGGATGTCATGGAATAATGAATAAACGAATGTTATAGAGAcataaaatgaatttaaattccaAAAATGTTACACCTCATCTATATATGATATagtataatctataatatattaaaatgactattttcaatttgaaatcaatttcaaattgagtgacaattttattgttataataaaattttataaactctattttttttcttttttccccttttcttttatctttattattattattattattattattattattattattattattattattattattattattattattattattattattattattattattattattattattattattattattcttattattattattattattatttctttctaaaatgtAAAATTCAACTAATCACCAATTATTTAATATGTATtgcaaattaaagatcacgataataTAAGAGTttcaatttgatatattttatgtaaatatttaatttaaaatgtaaaagttatattatttaaagattaaaattttaaaaaaaaaatctctctcatctctcatttttttttgagtaaaatatttttaatttattttatttttattttttaacatttgTTTGCCATTTcattatatcaatttttattcttgtgaattttttaaacttaaatatattcagttaaaattatttttttattatatttataaatatgataattgagttgatatcaattttatataaatataggaatataaaaatatttagcaTGCATTACACGGGGTGCAAATGATAGTTATTCACATAAATAGCAAACTCCGCCTTCGTCGTTATCGATCACATGATCAGTCGATATTTAATGAGAcgtttgaataaaaaaatatagcttattgaattgggacggaaggagtactaagtaaccattttttttttgggaaaagAACTGTAAATGAACATATTCGATTAAatttatagtactccctccgtcccaaacgaaatgtcctatttcttttcggcacggagattaagaaatgtgtataaagtagataaagtgggttggtggaaattatttaaatattaagtatagagagagtgtattgccaaaaaaggaaacaggacatttcgtttgggacagcccaaaaaggaaaataggacatttcgtttgggacggagggagtattatgtttAGTgagtattttatttacatttattacTGAACATGtgcaattacttttatttaaaatttaaaattttaacaaatataaaataatcacCATCCATTGCAGATGGGGCTAATCTAATTGTCATATAAATAGTGAATTCGATCTACCTTCATCGGCAATCAGTAGATATTTAATATTAACAGTATATTCTCTTATTATGTTTGTATATATTTACTAGTTGTGATGATGCTGAGTTGTCAAATATGGTTCCATATACTTCAACTACTTACATATAGTAATTGTCAATGttcttatatattaaattattacaGTAGTTCTAGtattttgttgttgttattattattattattattattattattattattattattattattattattattattattattattattattaaataaagaaattttaagaCCATACGACCTCAGGCCTTGAGCATTAACCGCCCACTGCtagaccaacacacgcacacaatttattgttattattttattgaaataGGGTTGATTGGCTGTAAATTCAAACACTagtgttaaattttgaattttcataaaattaatataaaaatacataaaatttttaatttctaaaattTGCACTGAATTTAAGTTTCGACCAAATCAAACCTGACCTGGCATCAAAATTTTAATACGTGACATGACTCCGAGATAGTCAAAATAATGTAGTATTGTGATAGGAAGAAAGTGATGTCGTTTCGcaacttaaaaataaaatacgacTTAAAACTATACTAGGGTTGAAATTATTGCAGCTTCGTTAAAACGATAAAACCCTATGTCTCATCCATGCGATGAGATTCTCAGTTATGtgctcactacaaaaaaacgcgtatttaccggcgaaaattaccggcggctattttgccgtcggtaggtaacggcggcacggcggcggcaaaaacggcgacccgccttttgactattaccggcgaattaccgacggcaaaacggccgccgctaattagcggcggttacgccgccgctaatttaaatatatattaatataaatatatattattttattaccgacggcaattgccgtcggtaattaccgagggcaaaatgccgccgCTAATGACCACCGCCGGTGccatccggcgatagcaccaccgccgtccggccaaaattaccgacggcattttgccgtcggtaattaccgacggcaaattccaattaccgacggcaaatgccctcggtaattaattttattttttttttattttttttattttttttatttttttttattttttttattttttttatttttttttattttttttcaattatcatctaataaattgatcaaagataataatacaaaaacattaaaattaaatatatattgaaatacaagtgaaaatttaaacattgattattactaagaattcaagattcttagtaagaatcttataattataacttaagaatgttaattaccttagtgatttactcatcaatcatcactaatccaagattattactgagaattcaagattcttagtgagaatcttataattataacttaagaaggttaatttgattagtgattcactcatcaatcactaagaattcaacattcttagtgagaatcttataattataacttaagaatgttaatttgattagtgattcactcatcactcatcactaatctattattattactaagaattcaagattcttagtaagaatcttacaattataacttaagaatgttaattaccttactGATtttctcatcaatcatcactaatccaaaattattactaagaattcaagattcttagtgagaatcttataattataacttaagaaggttaatttgattagtgattcactcatcaatcactaagaattcaagattcttagtgagaatcttataattataacttaataatgttaatttgattagtgattcactcatca
The genomic region above belongs to Salvia miltiorrhiza cultivar Shanhuang (shh) chromosome 5, IMPLAD_Smil_shh, whole genome shotgun sequence and contains:
- the LOC131025189 gene encoding transcription factor MYB106-like yields the protein MVRSPCCDNISLKKGPWTAEEDDKLLAYIQEHGHGSWSSLPSKAGLQRCGKSCRLRWTNYLRPDIKRGKFSLQEEQTIIQLHALLGNRWSAIAAHLPGRTDNEIKNYWNTRLKKRLEKMGIDPITHKPQNLALNCYQSKEIANISHMAQWESARLQAEARLVRESKLISNPYYPHTAAPTLLAQMPSPRPPCLDILKVWEWTNPGKGISSMILNGFPPSKAEESLLPTPTVGFSDGISSFIDVNSVRNDQNGVGGSMGNLTELDDCNYVDQECLGFPSFIDGLDLPRGVGNSNNALGSGWGALEEGKASCWSNMFQD